A section of the Oncorhynchus gorbuscha isolate QuinsamMale2020 ecotype Even-year linkage group LG06, OgorEven_v1.0, whole genome shotgun sequence genome encodes:
- the LOC124037653 gene encoding spindlin-Z-like, which produces MSKKRGRKRSSGELSDTTVMNPDPNSLLGVRIQHTWREKGNQSKWKGTVLDRLNVNPSLFMVKYDGFDCVYGIELFKDERVSNLQVLTDKLVNNKIKVPHGAEDLVGKAVEHLFEKEDGEKNEWRGMVLSRAPIMTNWYYITYEKDPVLYMYQLWDDYAEGDLRILPEAENKHLLPADRKPGEDTESLVGKQVEYVTDKGVKRTGLVIYQVPAKPSVYYIKYDDDFHIHVYDLVKTT; this is translated from the exons GTCCAAGAAAAGGGGCAG AAAGCGGAGTAGCGGGGAGCTGAGTGACACCACAGTGATGAACCCTGACCCCAACAGTCTCCTGGGAGTGAGAATACAACACACCTGGAGGGAGAAGGGCAACCAGAGCAAATGGAAAGGCACCGTCCTGGACCGTCTCAATGTCAACCCCTCACTATTCATGGTCAAGTACGACGGGTTTGACTGTGTCTACGGCATCGAGCTATTCAAGGACGAAAGGGTGTCTAATCTACAGGTTCTCACAGATAAACTTG TCAACAACAAGATCAAGGTTCCTCACGGGGCAGAGGATTTGGTAGGCAAAGCGGTGGAGCACCTTTTtgagaaggaggatggagagaagaacGAGTGGCGAGGCATGGTCCTCTCCAGGGCTCCCATTATGACTAACTGGTATTACATCACCTATGAGAAGGACCCAGTGCTATACATGTACCAGCTGTGGGACGACTATGCCGAGGGAGATCTCAGGATCTTACCTGAAGCAG AAAATAAGCACTTGCTTCCGGCCGACCGAAAGCCAGGCGAGGACACTGAGAGTCTTGTGGGTAAGCAGGTGGAGTATGTTACTGACAAAGGTGTGAAGCGAACAGGCCTAGTGATCTACCAAGTCCCTGCCAAGCCCTCTGTATACTACATCAAATACGACGATGACTTTCACATCCATGTCTACGACCTGGTCAAGACCACATAG